GCGCTGCCCAGCGCGCCGAGGCCGAGCAGCAGCACGATCAGGCGTTGGCTGCGCCGCGTCATGGCGCGTCCTCCGCGTCGGGCCCGGGGCCAAGCGCCAGGCGGCGGCGTTGCAGCCCCCACAGTTCGAGCGCGAACGCCAGCCCGCAGGCCAGCAGCGCGCCCCACACGTAGGGGCCGCGCCCGTCGAGCAGCCAGAGCTGGTGCAGCGTGTTCATGTGCCCCTCCGGTCGGGCCGGGCCCAGGCGGCGTGGCCTTCGCGTTCGAGCAGCAGCACGCGCAGCCGCAGCAGCGCCACCGCGATCGCATAGCACCAGAACGCGGCCACCATCAGCAGCATGCCCAGCAGCATGGGCGTGGCGATGCTGGGCGGCTTGTCCAGGCTCACGCTCGCACCCTGGTGCAGCGTGTTCCACCAGCGCACCGAGAAATAGATGATGGGGATGTTCACCACCCCCACCAGCGTGAGCAGGGCGCTCGCGCGGTCGGCGCGGCGCGGGTCGTCGATGGCCGCGTGCAGCGACATCACCCCCAGGTAGAGGAACAGCAGCACCAGCTCCGACGTGAGCCGCGCGTCCCACACCCACCAGGTGCCCCAGGTGGGCTTGCCCCAGAGCGATCCGGTCACGAGCGCGAGCAGGGTCATGACCGCGCCGGTGGGCGCGAGCGCGTGCGCCATGGTGGCCGACAGCCGCGCGTTGAGCACCAGGCCCAGGCCCGACCACGCGGCCATCGCGAGGTAGATCAGCATGGA
This is a stretch of genomic DNA from Hydrogenophaga crocea. It encodes these proteins:
- a CDS encoding heme ABC transporter permease; this translates as MATTLPSGTSATPLWWRYASPPAAYRFAGRWWAFFALSAVLLAGAGLYMGFVVAPTDAQQGEAYRIIYVHVPAAWMSMLIYLAMAAWSGLGLVLNARLSATMAHALAPTGAVMTLLALVTGSLWGKPTWGTWWVWDARLTSELVLLFLYLGVMSLHAAIDDPRRADRASALLTLVGVVNIPIIYFSVRWWNTLHQGASVSLDKPPSIATPMLLGMLLMVAAFWCYAIAVALLRLRVLLLEREGHAAWARPDRRGT